The following DNA comes from Deinococcus sp. NW-56.
TCCTGAAGAAGATTCTTCTTTATTATTTATCTCTTTTCTTTAAGATCTTGATCAACCATCGTGTTATGGTTGAGCAAATGACGTCGTCCAGCGCCCCGGTTCTGCGATCCAAGTTCGACGACCTGAATCTGGCGGAAGCGTCCCTGATCAGTTGCCTCACCCGCCTGAAGCCTGGTGAAACGAGTTGGGAACACTCCTTCGAGATCGCAGGGCGTCAGATGCACGTGGAGTGTCTGGGCAACTCCTACGGGTTTCCCCACGGTCCGGACAACGACATGATGCTGGTGCTCAGCAACCTCTACCTCGAGCAGGGCCAACCCAAGGACAACGCGGTGCATTGCAGCGCCTATGAGCTGCTGCGCATGCTCGGGCGCACCGACAGCAGCCAGAACTACCGGATCATGCATGACAGCCTCACCCGGCTGTCCGGCACCCTCTACAAGATTGCTGGCTGGCTCGACCACCCGGGCGGCACAGCCAGACGCGTGACGTTCCGCTCCCTGGAGCGCATCGAAGAGATTCAGGGCCAAGCCCGTCACCTGAATCTCAAGAGCTTCGGCGCCGGGACCAAACTCAAGATCACCCTGGACAAGGTGGTCGCCGCCAGCCTCTCTTCTCCCAGGGTCCGGCCGTTCGACTTGGACTTCATGCTGAAACTGTCCGGCAGCCAGAGCCGGACCCTCTTCCGTCTACTCGACACCTTGTGGTACAGCGACCCACATACCGCCGCGCAAGGATTCCTCGAGTACGACCTGATCGAGTTGGGGCAACTGCTCCGGCTGATCAACCTGCGTCCAGACAGCATTCGGCGGACCATCGTGCCGATCCACGAGGAGCTGATCGCCAGCGAATTCCTCCAGAGCGCCACCTTCTCCGGTCGCGGGTCCAAGCAGCGCGTGAAGTACGTGTTCAACCCCCAGCGCCCGGATTACCCGCTCACCGTCGAACAACTCGAGCTCGTCGGACGTATCAAGGCCCTGGGCATCACCGACACCCAGGCACGCGCGTACGTGCGCAAGCACGGCCCGGGCCGGGTTCGTGAGCGGGTCGCGATGGCCGAAGGCATCCTGGCCAGCACCACCCGCTTCAGAAAGAGCCGCGGGGCGTACGCCTGGGACATCCTGGTGGATGAAAGCGGGAAGTACGCCTACGCTCCGCCCAAGCCCTCCCGTGAGACGCAGGTGCCCGGTTCGAGAACACCAAAAACCGCTGAATCGGAGAAAGAAGCCGAGCAGGAATTCGAAGCACTGCGCCGCTCGCAACTCCAGCTTCCTCCAGACGAGCAGTGG
Coding sequences within:
- a CDS encoding replication initiator protein A codes for the protein MTSSSAPVLRSKFDDLNLAEASLISCLTRLKPGETSWEHSFEIAGRQMHVECLGNSYGFPHGPDNDMMLVLSNLYLEQGQPKDNAVHCSAYELLRMLGRTDSSQNYRIMHDSLTRLSGTLYKIAGWLDHPGGTARRVTFRSLERIEEIQGQARHLNLKSFGAGTKLKITLDKVVAASLSSPRVRPFDLDFMLKLSGSQSRTLFRLLDTLWYSDPHTAAQGFLEYDLIELGQLLRLINLRPDSIRRTIVPIHEELIASEFLQSATFSGRGSKQRVKYVFNPQRPDYPLTVEQLELVGRIKALGITDTQARAYVRKHGPGRVRERVAMAEGILASTTRFRKSRGAYAWDILVDESGKYAYAPPKPSRETQVPGSRTPKTAESEKEAEQEFEALRRSQLQLPPDEQWAVHRSALRLLLQRPLGADLWKVLEASCCSGDLEASVLLSEANAAVATLTLQAFMDNLKDTLMAHSSAGASA